Proteins encoded together in one Pseudomonadota bacterium window:
- a CDS encoding nucleoside recognition protein — MEIILVALKDSFSLILKLFVIILPLTISYEFLKHKQSQIEKIRFSVFGITHNGLVPLITGIIIGLTYGAGIIIYSIKTSNISKREGFLILLFLSICHAMIEDTLIFVVIGANGFILVAFRFALAFILTYLMHRSKLLMGLASPPPQAKLVEPPHSRS, encoded by the coding sequence ATGGAAATTATTTTAGTAGCATTAAAAGACTCGTTCAGCCTGATACTCAAACTTTTCGTCATCATACTACCCTTGACGATTTCTTATGAGTTTCTCAAACACAAACAGTCACAGATCGAAAAAATACGCTTTTCTGTATTTGGAATAACCCATAATGGTTTGGTGCCTCTCATTACAGGGATTATTATCGGGTTAACGTATGGTGCCGGTATCATCATCTATTCTATAAAGACATCCAATATAAGTAAAAGAGAGGGTTTTCTCATCCTTCTTTTTCTCTCAATCTGTCATGCCATGATAGAAGATACTTTGATTTTTGTTGTAATCGGCGCGAATGGTTTTATCCTGGTCGCCTTCAGGTTTGCCCTTGCGTTTATTCTGACGTACTTAATGCACAGAAGCAAACTATTAATGGGGCTCGCGTCGCCCCCTCCACAAGCAAAGCTCGTGGAGCCTCCCCACTCTCGCTCATGA
- a CDS encoding nucleoside recognition protein has product MKSIVLKKGILNGLSIILVMAKVIVPCYIAIEFIKYFGLIDIISRFFRPFMGLFGLPGEAALGLIAGYLINLYAAIAVLTPLNLSTKDITIMALMLGISHALPVETPVTQKTGVNGWIMLAARIFFSLLSGVLLNLLWKLF; this is encoded by the coding sequence TTGAAATCAATTGTTCTTAAAAAAGGTATCCTTAACGGATTATCTATTATTCTGGTCATGGCCAAGGTTATTGTGCCATGTTACATCGCCATCGAGTTCATAAAATATTTTGGGCTCATTGATATAATCAGCAGATTTTTCAGGCCTTTTATGGGCTTGTTCGGATTGCCCGGCGAGGCTGCACTGGGGCTTATCGCAGGATATCTCATCAATCTCTATGCAGCCATTGCAGTCCTGACACCACTCAACCTGTCTACAAAGGATATTACCATTATGGCATTGATGCTCGGCATCTCACATGCGCTTCCTGTGGAAACACCGGTGACACAGAAAACAGGCGTAAACGGGTGGATCATGCTCGCCGCAAGAATATTTTTTAGTCTGCTTTCAGGGGTTTTGCTTAATCTATTATGGAAATTATTTTAG
- a CDS encoding outer membrane protein transport protein: protein MVIRLNTCRLSTFNIYKNFGIQSFFDFNFIALYSYKRGLKVKKAFILIFFLFLIPLDVFGAAFLIYNQDAKANGMGMAVISSIDNPSAVFYNPAMLVFQKGFGMSVGDTMIAPNMRYEDPTTGKRYYAKTETHHLPAFFAKYTHGNISFGVGVYSPFGLSTEWPQDWAGSRYSTFAELRTTYVNPVFAFKANDNFSFSFGLSYITSSVTMKQAIFVAPGLPDGTTKLTGDGDGIGYNAGVAIKLPEDYTLSFTYRSSTEIRFNGKVFFSLPPPLTSSGTGASTTFTLPFIAVAGLSKKFGDLTLEGDILYTGWSSMSSYKITSDNGTADAFIYKNWRNTPTIALGSNYTVNKFFDIRGGYMYDKSPVPGKTLGPEMPDSTRNIFTLGGTLRKDAFKVNFGYQATFFDDRNSYIQGLNGKYTNFAHVFLLGFEYSH, encoded by the coding sequence ATGGTAATTAGACTGAATACTTGCCGGTTATCAACGTTTAATATTTACAAGAATTTTGGTATACAAAGTTTTTTCGATTTTAACTTTATTGCTTTATATTCGTACAAACGGGGGCTTAAAGTAAAAAAGGCATTTATTTTAATCTTTTTTCTCTTTTTAATACCCCTTGATGTCTTCGGGGCCGCCTTCCTCATTTATAACCAGGATGCAAAAGCGAACGGCATGGGAATGGCCGTAATATCTTCCATAGATAATCCGTCGGCTGTGTTTTATAACCCTGCAATGCTCGTTTTTCAAAAAGGTTTTGGAATGTCTGTTGGTGACACTATGATTGCACCAAATATGCGATACGAAGATCCAACAACAGGAAAACGTTATTATGCAAAGACAGAAACACACCATCTGCCCGCATTTTTTGCAAAATACACCCATGGCAATATATCTTTCGGGGTTGGTGTCTATTCACCCTTTGGTTTATCCACTGAATGGCCGCAGGATTGGGCTGGCAGCCGTTACAGCACTTTTGCGGAACTCAGGACAACCTATGTTAATCCTGTATTTGCTTTTAAAGCAAATGATAATTTTTCTTTCAGCTTCGGTCTCTCTTATATAACAAGCTCGGTAACGATGAAACAGGCCATATTTGTAGCCCCCGGGTTGCCTGATGGCACTACAAAACTTACCGGCGATGGAGACGGTATTGGCTATAATGCCGGGGTTGCCATTAAACTCCCCGAAGATTACACGTTATCGTTTACCTACAGAAGTTCTACAGAGATCAGGTTTAACGGGAAAGTCTTCTTTTCTCTTCCGCCACCCTTGACTTCCAGTGGCACCGGTGCATCAACAACATTTACCCTGCCCTTCATTGCCGTTGCCGGTTTATCAAAAAAATTCGGAGATTTAACCCTGGAAGGTGATATACTCTATACAGGGTGGTCTTCTATGAGCAGCTACAAAATCACATCCGATAACGGGACGGCAGATGCATTTATATACAAAAACTGGCGCAATACACCGACTATTGCGCTCGGCTCAAACTACACGGTGAATAAATTTTTCGATATCAGGGGTGGATACATGTACGACAAGAGCCCTGTTCCAGGGAAAACGCTTGGGCCCGAAATGCCTGATAGTACGAGGAATATTTTCACCCTCGGAGGAACATTGAGGAAAGACGCTTTTAAAGTAAACTTCGGATATCAGGCAACATTTTTTGATGACCGAAATTCATACATCCAAGGGCTAAACGGCAAATACACAAACTTTGCGCACGTTTTTCTCCTGGGCTTCGAGTATAGTCATTGA
- a CDS encoding 1-phosphofructokinase family hexose kinase: protein MIYTITLSPSLDRIVDVEELIYDDVNKIEEERRRAGGRGIDVSRVIRELGGQSIALGLIGGYDGLELEGRLINEGVICDFTRINSETRTNNIVYQRKKKLQTLLSTCEPDVDPLEIASFFNKIKEIPRRSYVVISGNMPKGVNENFYAQMIITLKEKGAKVILDTDGEALRRGVDAGPCLIKPNIHEFGRFVEHNVSSVEEIINYAKPYQNVVEYIVVSMGVRGVVGINRNEYYLATPPKIKVRSSIGAGDSLVAGIVYAMSEGRTFEDAITLGVACGTASTLNSGNELCKREDVEIIKKDVIIKKI from the coding sequence ATGATATATACAATCACATTAAGCCCTTCCCTTGATAGAATCGTAGATGTTGAGGAACTCATATATGATGATGTAAATAAGATTGAAGAAGAGAGAAGGCGGGCAGGCGGCAGGGGCATTGATGTTTCCCGCGTTATAAGGGAACTCGGCGGACAGAGCATTGCACTCGGGCTTATCGGTGGGTATGATGGTTTAGAATTAGAGGGCAGGCTCATCAACGAAGGTGTTATATGCGATTTTACAAGAATAAATAGTGAAACGCGAACAAATAATATTGTATACCAGAGAAAAAAGAAATTGCAAACGCTGTTGAGTACCTGTGAACCTGATGTCGATCCGCTTGAAATTGCTTCATTTTTCAATAAAATCAAAGAGATACCAAGGCGCAGTTATGTTGTGATTAGCGGAAATATGCCCAAGGGAGTAAATGAGAATTTTTATGCGCAAATGATTATTACATTGAAGGAGAAAGGGGCAAAGGTGATCCTTGATACAGATGGTGAGGCGCTGAGAAGAGGCGTAGACGCCGGCCCATGCTTAATCAAACCAAATATCCATGAGTTCGGCAGATTTGTGGAACACAATGTATCGAGCGTAGAAGAAATTATTAACTATGCAAAACCATATCAAAATGTAGTAGAATATATTGTTGTATCTATGGGCGTGAGGGGTGTCGTGGGGATTAACAGGAATGAATATTATTTAGCAACTCCCCCAAAAATTAAGGTGAGGAGTTCTATCGGGGCCGGCGACTCGCTTGTGGCAGGGATTGTTTATGCTATGAGTGAAGGCCGGACATTTGAAGATGCTATTACACTGGGGGTTGCATGCGGGACTGCTTCAACACTGAATTCCGGCAATGAGTTGTGTAAGCGGGAGGATGTTGAAATTATTAAAAAAGATGTAATTATTAAAAAAATTTAA
- the pal gene encoding peptidoglycan-associated lipoprotein Pal has translation MKMKSFLLVLMVIVLGMTLGGCGCFMQQMKGETPPPPPPQAKVVAPETKKEIPVAAPAPAAPAPIVALNDINFDFDKYNIRPGDANILKGNAEWFKANPGKKMRVEGNCDERGTVEYNLALGQKRADAAKAYIVNLGVDGKALETVSYGKERPADPGHNEAAWAKNRRAHFLALP, from the coding sequence ATGAAAATGAAGTCTTTTTTACTTGTTTTAATGGTAATCGTATTAGGTATGACTTTAGGCGGCTGTGGATGTTTCATGCAGCAGATGAAGGGCGAAACGCCCCCACCACCTCCACCGCAGGCAAAAGTTGTAGCACCTGAAACGAAAAAAGAAATTCCTGTTGCAGCACCAGCACCAGCAGCACCAGCACCTATTGTTGCTCTGAATGATATTAATTTTGATTTCGATAAATACAACATAAGGCCTGGCGATGCGAATATACTGAAGGGTAATGCTGAGTGGTTCAAGGCGAATCCAGGCAAGAAGATGAGGGTTGAAGGAAATTGTGATGAAAGAGGCACAGTGGAATACAACCTTGCACTCGGCCAGAAAAGAGCCGATGCCGCAAAGGCATACATTGTGAACCTCGGAGTTGACGGGAAAGCCTTAGAGACAGTCAGCTATGGCAAAGAAAGACCTGCTGATCCGGGACATAATGAGGCGGCATGGGCAAAGAACAGAAGGGCTCATTTCCTGGCACTTCCGTAA
- a CDS encoding KamA family radical SAM protein, whose translation MAKKDLLIRDIMRRHGQRTEGLISWHFRNVMINAEGTTTATLPFIQNAEHVSRYVYLDEQIKKDIDAVSRHHPLKIPEYYIGIMDKDNPLCPIRKQSIPSSEELMNNGGLDPLNEKDYSVTPTFIKKYRGRGVFLVNAECAMHCRFCNRRRFVGKGWNPKKHWEETLRYIENNDEIHEIILSGGDPFMLLPNELNYLLERLRAIERIKTIRISTRVPVVFPEGLYEDHFTAIKDNSPIWIIIHINHPKEITPAFVEKIKRFRETGGIILSQTVLLRGVNDCPYILQKLFENLVYCGVKPYYLFQLDEVRGAMHFKVRVQKGIEIMRFLRKNISGLALPHYVFDIPGGLGKVPVDYRYMKKRKADKIYLGGFSGTTGVYCDDGKESRCIECGLCKET comes from the coding sequence ATGGCAAAGAAAGACCTGCTGATCCGGGACATAATGAGGCGGCATGGGCAAAGAACAGAAGGGCTCATTTCCTGGCACTTCCGTAATGTGATGATAAATGCGGAGGGTACAACAACAGCTACCCTCCCTTTTATTCAAAACGCAGAACACGTATCAAGGTATGTATATTTAGACGAGCAGATTAAAAAAGATATTGATGCTGTTTCTCGTCACCATCCTTTAAAAATCCCTGAATACTATATCGGTATTATGGACAAGGATAATCCTCTTTGTCCTATAAGAAAACAGTCTATTCCGTCCAGTGAAGAACTTATGAATAACGGGGGTTTGGACCCGCTGAACGAAAAAGATTATTCTGTAACACCCACCTTTATTAAAAAATACCGGGGCAGAGGCGTTTTTCTTGTAAATGCGGAATGCGCTATGCATTGCAGGTTTTGTAACAGGAGGAGATTTGTGGGGAAAGGGTGGAACCCGAAGAAACACTGGGAGGAAACACTCCGGTATATAGAAAATAATGATGAGATACATGAAATTATCCTTTCAGGTGGTGACCCTTTTATGTTGTTGCCCAATGAACTGAATTATTTACTGGAGCGTTTAAGGGCCATTGAGAGAATAAAAACTATAAGAATCAGTACAAGAGTTCCTGTAGTGTTTCCAGAGGGTCTCTACGAAGATCATTTTACCGCTATCAAGGATAATTCACCAATCTGGATTATAATTCATATAAATCACCCGAAAGAGATAACACCTGCTTTTGTAGAAAAGATAAAGAGATTCAGGGAAACGGGTGGGATAATTTTAAGTCAAACGGTGCTTTTAAGGGGCGTGAATGACTGTCCATACATACTCCAAAAACTGTTCGAGAACCTCGTTTATTGCGGTGTTAAACCGTATTATCTGTTTCAGCTTGACGAAGTCAGAGGTGCGATGCATTTCAAGGTAAGGGTTCAGAAGGGCATTGAGATTATGCGATTCCTCAGGAAAAATATCTCTGGCCTGGCATTGCCACATTATGTTTTTGACATTCCGGGTGGGCTTGGTAAAGTGCCGGTGGATTACCGGTATATGAAAAAAAGAAAAGCCGACAAGATCTATCTGGGGGGATTTTCTGGTACTACGGGTGTTTACTGTGATGACGGGAAAGAAAGCAGATGCATAGAGTGCGGGTTGTGTAAGGAAACTTAA
- the pgsA gene encoding CDP-diacylglycerol--glycerol-3-phosphate 3-phosphatidyltransferase — MKVRDEKASVWTLPNRLSVIRILFIPVIIILISTEYEELLFASCLLFIIAGITDGLDGYMARKMRMTTKLGLYLDPIADKLLVSSVLITLTYYRMVPLWITIILVAREFIINGLRSFYAMEGITIYPSFSGKFKTTLQIIGIACILFNSPMNKLDAAIHQAGLITLYLALFFSIYSAVHYVAAIFRSTDTKTGDQGPDA, encoded by the coding sequence ATGAAGGTTAGAGATGAAAAGGCGTCAGTCTGGACGCTTCCAAATCGGCTGAGTGTTATCAGAATACTTTTCATTCCCGTCATTATCATTCTCATTTCTACTGAATATGAAGAACTTCTCTTCGCATCCTGTCTGTTATTTATTATAGCCGGTATTACCGACGGACTTGACGGGTATATGGCCCGAAAAATGCGTATGACAACAAAATTAGGGTTATATCTTGACCCTATCGCTGACAAGCTTCTTGTGTCATCAGTTCTTATAACTCTCACGTATTACAGGATGGTGCCTTTATGGATAACGATAATTCTTGTGGCACGGGAATTTATTATAAATGGTCTGAGGTCTTTTTACGCCATGGAAGGCATTACAATATATCCGTCTTTTTCCGGGAAATTTAAAACAACGCTGCAAATCATAGGTATTGCCTGTATACTCTTTAACAGCCCGATGAACAAATTAGATGCGGCAATCCATCAAGCAGGTTTAATAACCTTATATCTTGCCCTCTTTTTCAGCATATACTCTGCCGTACACTACGTAGCAGCAATATTCAGATCCACAGATACAAAGACGGGAGATCAGGGGCCAGATGCTTAA
- a CDS encoding transglycosylase SLT domain-containing protein: MISKIITFIVLCLVPAYAYSAIYGYVDDRGIYHFTNIKPAGKQYHVVITDKNRTMDLQKNFDNSNYDTLIIHHSNLHGIDPSLVKAVMKAESNFNPYAVSLKGAQGLMQLMPDTAKLMKVENPFDPDENIKGGTKYLKFLEETFHGNLELILAAYNAGPSKVMEHKMNVPPIEETRTFIKRVKQFYNKLKYPNEG, from the coding sequence ATGATTTCAAAAATTATCACGTTTATTGTCCTCTGTCTTGTTCCGGCATACGCATACAGTGCTATTTATGGTTATGTGGATGACCGTGGCATATACCACTTTACAAATATCAAACCTGCAGGGAAGCAATACCATGTGGTCATCACCGATAAAAACAGAACAATGGACCTGCAGAAAAACTTCGACAACAGCAATTACGATACCCTTATCATACATCATTCGAATCTGCATGGAATAGATCCATCTCTTGTCAAAGCGGTCATGAAGGCCGAATCAAACTTTAATCCCTATGCGGTATCTCTAAAAGGGGCGCAGGGACTTATGCAACTCATGCCTGATACGGCAAAACTGATGAAGGTTGAAAATCCCTTTGATCCAGATGAAAACATCAAGGGAGGTACGAAATATTTAAAATTTTTAGAAGAAACCTTTCATGGTAATCTCGAGCTTATCCTCGCAGCATACAATGCGGGTCCCTCAAAGGTGATGGAACACAAAATGAATGTCCCCCCTATCGAAGAAACCAGGACATTCATTAAAAGAGTTAAACAATTTTATAATAAGTTGAAGTATCCGAATGAAGGTTAG
- a CDS encoding ATP-binding protein: MNIYSIPPLLSATILFILFLMGIFKAKKSPINLLFSLICFVGCLLNTDKTILTIIQNEATAIKISRIDHMFLVFIIPLYLHFTVLATGYRKWMPIVKVFYVIAILLVPLAQHPLYLTHMRRYYFGYFAISGPLFYIFGFFSTASLFMSLYLLVKSLKEVKVSIHRTRIKYILLSFGLAAFVNHFDVIIMSGYEIYPMGNFVFVPMCLLGYAISRHDVMEWKIFLNKGLTFVTLLLISTGFYIGLEVFLKNIFHDFMDIDLIYIASMVLTFVLIYISKDRIQDFLVQFLQQKFIRNRKAVKDLSFEILTLHNIEHIKKIIVESLTKMFGLEKCNIKAIPKTDDYEAFSIVRESDPLWNLGFRLSIPILSKSYPSCLLLGEKDDMSLYIGEEIEIISILANHIALAFDNADAYKRIHDFSESLERLVDERTKALIQSESLAAVGRLAAGVAHELNNPIASVMSTLEFHIDHLEQKGDLYEDLAFSLKELKRARDIVKSLLDSARQKDEAKEIIDIHSPIEDALRILYSQYKTKKISIIKDFNAGEGIIKGSQPRLCQVFINIIKNAIDAIGEKDGTIIVKTYNRDDKKLVCTITDNGEGIEEHLLKDIFKPFFTTKQTGKGIGLGLYIVYEIIKNHGGLIEVKSEKGKGTDFSIILQSGTMF, encoded by the coding sequence ATGAACATCTACAGCATCCCGCCGCTTTTGAGCGCAACCATTCTGTTCATACTCTTCCTCATGGGCATATTCAAGGCCAAAAAATCGCCTATCAACCTTCTTTTTTCACTTATCTGCTTTGTAGGCTGTCTCCTCAATACAGATAAGACGATCCTTACCATCATACAAAACGAAGCAACGGCTATCAAAATCAGCAGAATCGACCATATGTTTCTGGTGTTTATCATCCCCTTGTATCTCCATTTTACAGTACTTGCAACAGGCTACAGAAAATGGATGCCCATTGTTAAAGTATTTTACGTAATCGCCATTCTGTTGGTGCCATTAGCACAACATCCGTTATATTTGACACACATGAGAAGATACTATTTTGGCTATTTTGCCATTTCAGGCCCACTTTTTTACATTTTTGGGTTTTTCAGCACTGCAAGCCTCTTCATGTCGTTATATCTTCTCGTAAAAAGCCTTAAAGAAGTGAAGGTATCCATTCATAGAACACGTATAAAATATATCCTGTTGAGCTTCGGCCTTGCCGCATTTGTAAACCATTTCGATGTCATTATCATGAGCGGGTATGAAATATATCCTATGGGTAATTTTGTTTTTGTGCCTATGTGCCTGTTAGGCTACGCAATATCAAGGCACGATGTGATGGAATGGAAAATTTTCCTGAATAAAGGTCTTACTTTCGTAACATTGCTTTTGATTTCCACAGGGTTTTACATCGGCCTGGAGGTGTTTTTAAAAAATATCTTTCATGATTTTATGGATATTGACCTCATTTACATTGCATCCATGGTCCTTACATTCGTTTTGATCTACATATCCAAAGACAGAATCCAGGACTTTCTCGTCCAGTTCTTACAACAAAAATTTATCAGAAACAGAAAGGCCGTAAAGGATTTAAGCTTTGAGATATTAACCCTGCACAACATTGAACATATCAAGAAAATCATTGTCGAAAGTCTCACGAAGATGTTTGGTCTTGAAAAATGCAACATAAAAGCTATCCCTAAAACTGACGATTACGAGGCTTTCAGCATCGTCAGAGAATCAGATCCTTTGTGGAATCTTGGATTCAGGCTATCCATACCAATATTATCCAAATCTTATCCCTCCTGTCTCTTGCTGGGCGAGAAAGATGATATGAGCTTATATATAGGGGAAGAAATTGAGATTATATCAATTCTCGCAAACCATATCGCACTCGCCTTTGATAATGCAGATGCGTACAAAAGGATTCATGATTTTTCCGAGTCTCTTGAAAGGCTTGTTGATGAAAGGACAAAGGCGCTTATCCAGAGTGAAAGTCTCGCTGCAGTTGGCAGACTTGCTGCGGGGGTAGCACACGAACTGAATAACCCCATTGCAAGCGTCATGAGCACATTGGAATTTCATATCGACCACCTTGAACAAAAAGGAGACTTATACGAAGACCTTGCATTTTCCTTGAAAGAATTGAAGAGGGCAAGGGATATCGTAAAAAGTCTGCTCGATTCTGCCAGACAAAAAGATGAAGCAAAGGAAATAATCGATATTCACAGCCCCATAGAAGATGCACTCAGGATACTCTATAGCCAGTACAAAACTAAGAAAATCAGTATAATAAAGGATTTTAATGCCGGAGAGGGGATTATTAAAGGAAGTCAGCCAAGGCTCTGCCAGGTCTTTATAAACATTATAAAAAATGCCATTGATGCTATTGGCGAAAAAGATGGTACCATAATCGTCAAGACATACAACAGGGATGATAAAAAGCTCGTATGCACAATAACAGACAATGGTGAAGGGATAGAGGAACATCTTCTCAAAGATATTTTCAAACCATTTTTCACCACTAAACAGACAGGTAAGGGGATTGGCCTTGGATTATACATTGTATATGAGATTATTAAAAACCACGGCGGCCTCATCGAAGTAAAAAGTGAAAAAGGGAAAGGAACTGACTTTTCCATTATTCTTCAATCGGGTACAATGTTCTAA
- the glgC gene encoding glucose-1-phosphate adenylyltransferase: MKPRIIHNAVAFVLAGGVGVRLHPLTKDRAKPAVPFGGKYRVIDFTLSNCINSGIRKIFVLPQYKSHSLIRHTRDAWSILNPELGEFITHLSPQMRVGEDWYKGTADAVYQNLYHLDQVDGEHILILSGDHIYKMDYGQFIRYHQHKRADLTISAIEVDINEASRFGVIQVDETGRVCGFEEKPEKPKSIPGRPKKAFVSMGVYIFNRETLIDILNENSRMKTTHDFGKDIMPYMYPKHRVFVYRFGAGTNKDASYWRDIGTIDAYWQANMDLASVSPVFNLYDKKWPIRTYEGQYPPAKTVFADEDKGRAGKALDSIICSGVIISGGRVDRSILSPGVRVNSYAEVTESILFHDVTIGMRAKVRKAIIDKGVRVPDGMKIGYDLEKDRERFFVSDEGVVVIPKGEIL; this comes from the coding sequence ATGAAGCCGAGGATTATTCATAATGCTGTAGCATTTGTATTGGCAGGAGGTGTGGGCGTTCGTCTCCACCCCCTTACAAAAGACAGGGCAAAACCGGCCGTTCCCTTTGGCGGTAAATACAGGGTCATTGATTTTACATTGAGTAATTGCATAAATTCCGGAATCAGGAAAATTTTTGTGCTTCCCCAGTATAAATCACATTCCCTTATACGGCATACGAGGGACGCATGGAGTATATTAAACCCTGAGCTGGGGGAATTTATAACCCATCTTTCACCGCAGATGCGGGTTGGAGAAGACTGGTATAAAGGAACCGCAGATGCGGTTTACCAGAACCTGTACCATCTCGATCAGGTTGACGGAGAGCATATATTAATCCTTTCCGGTGACCATATTTACAAGATGGATTATGGCCAGTTTATCAGATACCATCAGCATAAGAGGGCCGATCTTACTATATCGGCCATTGAAGTGGACATTAATGAGGCTTCCCGCTTTGGTGTGATACAAGTTGATGAAACAGGAAGGGTGTGCGGATTTGAAGAAAAACCTGAAAAACCCAAATCGATTCCCGGAAGACCTAAAAAGGCCTTCGTTTCAATGGGTGTTTATATTTTTAACAGAGAAACTCTCATAGATATTCTTAACGAAAACTCGAGGATGAAGACGACACATGATTTCGGAAAGGATATTATGCCTTACATGTACCCGAAACACAGGGTCTTTGTATACAGATTCGGTGCCGGGACAAATAAGGATGCAAGCTACTGGCGCGATATCGGAACTATTGATGCTTACTGGCAGGCCAATATGGACCTTGCTTCGGTAAGCCCTGTATTTAATCTCTATGATAAAAAATGGCCCATAAGGACATATGAAGGCCAATACCCTCCGGCAAAGACAGTTTTTGCCGATGAAGATAAAGGAAGGGCAGGAAAGGCGTTGGATTCCATCATTTGCAGCGGTGTTATCATCAGCGGGGGCAGGGTTGATCGATCGATACTCTCTCCGGGTGTAAGAGTCAACAGTTATGCCGAGGTAACAGAATCTATTCTCTTCCATGACGTTACGATCGGGATGCGGGCAAAAGTAAGGAAAGCTATTATTGATAAAGGTGTGAGGGTTCCCGATGGCATGAAGATCGGGTATGACCTCGAGAAAGACCGGGAGCGCTTTTTTGTCTCAGATGAAGGAGTAGTGGTAATACCGAAAGGAGAGATACTGTAA
- a CDS encoding polyprenyl synthetase family protein, whose protein sequence is MENVMKLIEPDLTKLEVSINRLVTTKVGFIKEIVNHIIKSGGKRVRPVLVILSARLCGHKDDEHIPYAAIVEFIHTATLLHDDVVDNAQTRRGASTANTIWGNEASVLVGDFLYAKSFELLADEGNDKIFGVMASTTKSLSEGEILELIRTSDIETSEEDYFEIIGNKTAVLFSVACEIGAILGKVDSNKKSSLKNFGYNLGMAFQLQDDILDYTSYDNVLGKRVGTDIKEGKVTLPLIYAIKSSNDKEKFSIQKVLKKSNVTVKDFESVRKIILKYGGIEYAINTTKKYTEAAKGCLNAFGASPYKEALLTITDYMLSRKT, encoded by the coding sequence ATGGAAAACGTTATGAAACTGATTGAACCGGATTTAACAAAACTCGAAGTATCGATTAACAGGCTTGTTACAACAAAAGTTGGTTTCATAAAGGAGATCGTCAATCACATTATTAAATCAGGCGGAAAAAGGGTAAGACCAGTTCTCGTCATTCTCAGTGCAAGGCTCTGCGGCCACAAAGATGATGAACATATACCCTATGCCGCAATCGTAGAATTTATTCATACCGCCACCCTGCTTCACGATGATGTGGTGGATAATGCCCAGACGCGGAGGGGTGCATCCACAGCCAATACTATCTGGGGGAATGAGGCAAGTGTCCTCGTTGGAGACTTTTTATATGCCAAATCTTTTGAACTCCTGGCAGATGAAGGCAACGATAAAATCTTTGGCGTAATGGCAAGTACTACAAAGTCCCTTTCAGAAGGAGAAATCCTCGAACTAATAAGGACATCGGATATAGAGACATCAGAAGAGGATTATTTTGAAATTATCGGGAATAAGACTGCGGTGTTATTTTCTGTAGCATGCGAGATAGGCGCTATATTAGGGAAGGTTGATAGTAATAAGAAATCTTCACTGAAAAACTTCGGGTACAATCTCGGTATGGCTTTTCAATTACAGGACGATATTCTTGACTATACTTCCTATGATAATGTCCTCGGGAAACGGGTAGGTACAGACATTAAAGAAGGAAAGGTAACGCTTCCTCTCATCTATGCGATAAAATCATCAAATGACAAGGAAAAATTCTCTATTCAAAAAGTTCTTAAAAAATCAAATGTTACGGTGAAGGATTTCGAGAGCGTAAGAAAGATTATTCTCAAATACGGCGGGATTGAATATGCGATCAATACGACAAAGAAATACACAGAGGCTGCAAAAGGATGCCTGAATGCCTTTGGGGCTTCGCCTTATAAAGAAGCCCTGCTGACCATCACTGATTATATGCTGAGCAGGAAAACATGA